From the Buchnera aphidicola (Macrosiphum euphorbiae) genome, the window TAGATATTGGTTTGACTTCAATAAGTTTGAGTATGATTGATTTTTTTGATAAAAATAAATCCGAAAAAAAATCTATTCCATCTATATTATATTTTTCTTTCATAAAAAATTCATTAGATGATACATCGTCAATTATTAAAAAATATTTTTCAAAAATTGTTCATGTACTAGATGATATAGATTTTTCTGAAATTTTTTTTAATTCTTCTGAATATTTGTTTTTATCAAATAAAATTATAGAAGAATGTTATAATAACAAGTTTTTATATCAATTTATTTTAATTGAAGGTATAAATAATAATCATAGTGTTAATTCTCAAGAGATTAATTATGATATTTCTCAAAATTTAAATGCAGAAGTGATATTTATATCGAATTTAGAAAATTCTTCTTCAGCATGTATCAAAAAAAAAGAAAGACAAATAAATTTATTTTTAAAACAAAAAAAGTATAAAAATGTTTTAGGTGTAATTTTTAATAAGATTAATTCTCCTTTTATAGAAAAAAAATATGATTTTATAAAAAAACTAACATTTTTAAAAAAAATAAAATCTCAAGAAAAAATAATTAGTTCAAAAGAGGTTTTTAAAAATAATTTTTTTCCAATTATAGCTTGTATTCCTTGGAACAAAAATATTATAAAAACATATGTAATGGATCTTTTTAATTTTTTAAATGTGAAATGGATTAATTTAACACAAAAAAAAACTTCTATTATAGAAGAAATAATTATATTTGATGAAAGTTCTCTAAATATGTTAAATAAGAATTATTTAAATACTTTAATAATAATTTCTTTTAGTCGTATAGATGTTTTTATAGATATTTTAAATTTAAATTCTAATTTTGATAGTAGCAAGATTAAATGTATTATATTAACAGGAGTATTAAAATCAAAAAAATATATTATTTCTTTATGTAAAGTTTTAATTAAAAAATCTATTTCTGTTCTTTTTACAGAAAGTAGTACAATGGATATTGTATCGCAATTGCAAATATTTAACTTTAATATTAATGTAAAAGATTTAATATATATTAAAAAATTGCAAAAATATATTTCTAGTTTTTTTTGCTATTCTTCTATTATCGTTTCTAAAAAAAAGTACAATTGTAGTGTCATGTATTCACCAAAAGAATTTTGTTATACATTAAAAATATTATCAAAAAAAAGAAATAAACGTATCATACTACCTGAATCATATGAAATAAGAATATTAAAAGCTGCTGCAATATGTTGTGATTCTAATATTGCTCAATGTGTATTATTAGGAGATCCAAAAAAAATATATAGTATAGCAAATGAACAAGGAATTTACTTAAATAAGGATATTGAAATAATTAATCCTGTTTCGATAAGGGAAAAATATGTTTCTCGTCTTTTAGAACTTCGAAAAGAAAAAGGTATAAATGAGTTTTCTGCAAGAAAACAATTACAAGACAATACTGTTTTAGCTACTTTAATATTAGAATCTAACCAAGTTGATGGATTAGTTTCTGGATCAGTAAATACAACATCTGATACTATACGTCCAGCATTACAAATCATTAAAACTAATCCTCAGAGTTTGTTGGTTTCATCTATTTTTTTCATGTTGTTACCAAATCAAGTTTTTATTTATGGCGATTGTGCTATTAATATTAATCCAACTGCAGAAGAACTAGCAGAAATTGCAATTCAATCTGCAGATTCAGCAAAGATTTTTGGAATAAAACCACGTATTGCTATGCTATCTTATTCAACTGGTTGTTCTGGATTTGGATATCAAGTTGAAAAAGTAAAAGCAGCTACTTCTATTGTTAAAAATAAAAGACCTGATTTAATTATTGATGGTCCTATACAGTATGATGCAGCAGTTTCAAAAAGCGTTTCTAAATTAAAAGCCCCTTGTTCACCAATTGCAGGATCTGCAAATGTATTTATCTTTCCAGATTTAAATTCTGGTAATATAGCTTATAAAGCTGTTCAGCGTTCTTCAAAAATAGTTTCTATTGGTCCAATGTTGCAAGGATTAAGACAACCAGTCAATGATTTATCACGAGGCGCTTCAGTAGAAGATATTGTTTATACTATTGCATTAACATCAATTCAATCTTGATAAAAAATATATTTTATAAAATAAAAAAAATATATTTTTTCATATCTTAATTACAATATTTCCATTTGGTTGACAACAACATGGAAATATTTCGCTTTCTTTAAATAAAGCAGCCATGGGCTGTTTTTTTAAGTAGAATATTTCTCCTTTAATCAATTCAATTCTACACATTCCACAATATCCAGATCGGCACTGATATTCTATATTGATATTATTTAATTCTAAAGCAAATAATAACGAGTTTTTTTTTTATAAATAATTTTTTTTTTGATATTTATTATTTCAATAATAGTGTAAGTCATTTTATAATTTAAATTTTTTAAATTCATTATTAGATAGTTCTGAATCAATCTGACCAACTAGATAAGAACTAATTTCTGTTTCTTGCGGAGCAGTTTGTATATTATCAGAAGTTAACCAATTATTAATCCAAGGAATAGGATTAGATTTTTTTGTAAAAGGCATTTTAAAACCTATTGCGTGCATACGCATATTTGTAATATATTCTATATATTGACAAAGAATATCTTTATTTAATCCGAGCATTGAACCATTTTGAAACAAATATTCTGCCCATTTTTTTTCTTGTTGTGAAGCTGAAATGAAGATATTAATAGCTTCTTCTTTACATTCTAAAATTATATCTTTCATGTCCTCATTATTTTTTGCATTGCTTAAAATATTCAAAATGTGTTGAGTTCCCGTTAAGTGTAATGCTTCATCACGTGCTATTAATCTTATAATTTTTGCATTTCCTTCCATTATTTCTCTTTCTGCAAATGCAAATGAACATGCAAAACTAACATAAAATCTAATTGCTTCTAAAACGTTTACACTGATTAGACATAAATATAATTTTTTTTTGAGCAAGTGTAAATTGACATAAATTTTTTTTCCATTTACTAAATGGACACCTTCACCAAATAAATGCCAATAGCTCGTTAATTTTATTAGTTCATCATAATATATAGAAATATTTTGAGCACGGTCATTAATATTTTTATTTGAAATGATGTCATCAAATACTAAAGATGGAGAATTTACAATATTTCTAATTATATGAGTATAAGAACGTGAATGGATGGTTTCTGAAAAAGACCATGTTTCAATCCATGTTTCTAGTTCAGGAATGGAAATAATTGGTAAAAAAGCTATATTAGGGCTTCTTCCTTGAATGGAATCAAGTAAGGTTTGATATTTTAAATTACTAATAAAAATATGTTGTTCATTATTAGGTAAGTTTTGAAAATCTATTCTATCTTGAGAAAGATCTATTTCTTCAGGTCTCCAGAAAAATGATAATTGTTTTTCAATTAATTGTTCAAATATATTATACTTTTGTTGATCATATCTAGCAATGTTTACAGGTTGTCCAAAAAACATGGGCTCTTTAAGTTGATTATTTTTTTTTTTTGAAAAAATTGTATAAGACATATTATTATACCTAATGATGAATTAAATGTTTTAGTATGTATTTTTTTAAATACTTATATTTTTTGTTTTTATATAATACATGAGCCACTGTCGCAAATATTTTCTGTTATAGATTCAGATATAATGTTCTGATGTTCTTCAGAACCATCTCGAGTATTTTGATAATATAGTGTTTTTAAACCAAGCTTATAAGATAATAGAAGGTCGTAAATAAGTTGTTTCATAGGTATTTTATTGTTTAAAAATCTTTTTGGGTCATAGTGAGTATTTACTGAAATAGATTGATCGATAAATTTTTGCATAATACCAGTAAGTTGCAGATATCCTGTGTTATTTGGTATATCCCAAAGCAATTCATATTGTGACTTTAATTTTTTATATTCAGGAACAACTTGACGCAAGATTCCATCTTTTGATACTTTAATACTAATAAAACCTCTTGGTGGTTCGATGCCATTTGTTGCATTAGATATTTGAGAAGATGTTTCTGAAGGCATCAAGGCAGATAATGTTGAATTTCTTAAACCATATTTTTTAATTTTAGAACGTAATAAATTCCAGTCTAAATGTAGAGGTTCATTACATATAGCATCAATATCTTTTTTATATGTATCTATAGGTAATTTTCCTAAATAATAGTTAGTATGATTAAATAGAGAGCATGCTCCTTTTTCTTTTGCTAATTCACAAGATGCTTCTAATAAATAATATTGCATTGCTTCAAAAGTTTTATGTGTTAAATTTTTTGCGCTACCATCTGAATAACGTACTTTATTTTTAGCTAAATAATATGCAAAATTAATGACACCAATACCTAACGAACGTCTAGAAATAGCTGATTTTTTAGCTGCTAGTATTGGATAATTTTGATATTCTAATATTTCATCTAATGCACGTACAGATAATATAGATAATTCTTTAAATTCATTGAGATCTTTAATAGTTCCTAAATTAAAAGCTGACAATGTACACAGTGCTATTTCTCCATTTACATCATAAATATCATTTAACGCTTTAGTAGGCAATGTAATTTCTAGACATAAATTAGATTGTCTTATTGGAGATAATTTCGGGTTAAACGCACTGTGTGAATTACAATGATCTACATTTTGTATGTAAATACGTCCAGTAGAAGTTCTCTCTTGCATCATTAATGAAAATAGATCTAATGCTTTGATTGTTTTTTTTCTTATGTTTTTATTTTTTTCATATTGTAGATATATTTCTTCAAATTTTTTTTGATCAGAAAAAAATGTTTCATATAAGTCGGGAACATCAGAGGGGCTAAATAATGTTATTTGATCTCCTGATAACATTCTTTGATACATTAATTTATTAATTTGAATTGCATAGTCGATATGACGTACTCTGTTTTCTTCAATTCCTCTATTATTTTTTAAAACTAATAAACTTTCGACTTCAAAATGCCATATTGGATAAAAAATAGTTGCAGCTCCACCTCTAACACCTCCTTGAGAACAAGATTTTACAGCACTTTGAAAATGTTTATAAAAAGGTATACAACCAGTATGAAATGCTTCTCCATTTCTAATGGGACTTCCTAACGCGCGAATTTGTCCAGCATTAATACCGATTCCAGCACGTTGAGAAACATATTTAACAATAGAGCTCGTTGTAGCATTAATAGAATTTAAATTATCAGCACATTCAATTAAAACACAGGAACTGAATTGACGAGTAGGAGTTCTAACTCCGGACATAATTGGTGTTGGTAATGAAATTTTAAAAGTAGATATAGCATTATAAAAACGATGGATATAATTCATTCGAATATTTTTAGCATATTGAGCAAATAAACATGCGGCTATTAAAATATATAAAAATTGTGCGCTTTCATATATTTTTCCACTTACACGATTTTGTATTAAATATTTTCCTTCTAACTGTTTTACCGCTGCATATGAAAAATTCATATCTCGCCAATGATCAATAAAAGAATTCATCTGTAAAAATTCTTCATAAGAATAATTTTTCAATAAATTTTTATCATATTTTCCTAAAAAAACCATTTTTTTTACATGATCATATAGTTGAGGTGGTTCAAATTGACCGTAAGCTTTTTTTCTAAGATGAAAAATAGCTAATCTTGCAGCCATATATTGATAGTCTGGTGTATCTTGTGAAATGAGATCAGCTGCAGCTTTTATGATAGTTTCATGAATATTTATAGTAGTAATATTATTATAAAATTGAATACGAGAACACAATTCAACTTGTGATACAGATATATTATCTAATCCTTCAGATGCCCAATTTAATACTTTATGAATTTTATCTAAATTAATTTTTTCTTTTCTTCCATCACGTTTAGTAACAAACAGACTATTTTTCATAATGAATTTAACTTATTATAAAGAGTATAAAAAAATTTTTTATTTTTATTTAATTATTAATATATATTAGATGTTTTAAGAGATAAATGTATTTTTTTTTATATAGGTTCTACAATTTTTTGTAAAGCAACAACTTTTTCATTTTTTGAGGTTCTTATCAATATTACACCTTGTGTATTTCTTCCTAATACTCCTACTTCAGAAACCCTAATTCTAACTAATGTTCCTGCATTAGTAATCATCATAATTTGATCTTTTTCTACAACCTGTATTGCTCCAATGATTTTACCATTTTTTTTTGTAATTTTAATAGAGATAACGCCTTGAGTAGCACGTGATTTTATAGGAAAATCAGTAATTTTTGTGCGTTTTCCATACCCATTTTTTGTTGCTATCAAAATACTTCCTTTATTTTTTGGTACGATTAAAGAAACAACTTTATCATTTTTTTTAATTTTAATACCTTTTACACCAGATGCAGTTCTGCCCATAGTTCGAACACTGTTTTCTAAAAATTGAACTACTTTACCATTTTGTGTAAATAACATAATGTTATTATTTCCATCAGTTAAAGCAACTCCAATTAATTCATCGTTTGCATGTAAATTAATAGCGATAATTCCTGCAAGTCTAGGCTTTTTAAATTGATTTAAAGAACTTTTTTTTACTATTCCATGTGCTGTAGTCATAAAAATATTAAGATTATCTTTATATTCATGCACTGGTAATATCGCTGTAATTCTTTCTTTGGGACTTAAAGGTAATAAATTAACTATAGGTCTTCCTCTTGCATGTCTACTAGACTCTGGTAATTGGTAAACTTTCATCCAATACAGAATACCACGACTAGAAAAACATAATATAGTGTCGTGTGTGTTTGCTATTACTAAACTTTCTATAAAATCTTCTTCTTTTATTTTTGCAGCCGATTTTCCTTTTCCACCGCGTCTTTGAGCATTATAATCAGAAAGAGGTTGATATTTTACGTATCCTGAATGAGATAGTGTGACTACTACATCTTCTTGATTAATTAAATCTTCAATATTAATATCAGAATGATTTTCAATAATTTCTGTGCGTCTTTTATCACTAAAATTATTTTTTATGAATAATAATTCTGATTTAATAACATTAAACATACGGTTTGGATTTTCAAGTATTTCTTTTAATTCTTTAGTTTTTTTTATTAAATCACTATGTTCAGCAATAATTTTTTTCTTTTCTAAATTAGTTAATTTATGTAAACGTAAATCTAATATAGCTTGTGCTTGTTGTTCAGTAAAAAAGTATTCAAGTTTTTTATTTGAATAATTTTCTTCTTTTAAACAATCATGTTTTTTTATCGTTTCAGATATCCATTTTTTTTTAATTAAAAAATTTTTTGCATCTATGGAGTTTCCTGAGTTTTTTATTATTTCAATAATTATATTAATGTTTATTAAAGCAGTGTTTAATCCTTCAAGAATATGCATACGATTGCGCATCTTATTTAATTCAAAAATACTACGTCTTGTAATAATTTCTTGTCTATGAAATAAAAAATATTTTAATATTTCTTTTAAAGATAACGTTTTTGGTTGTCCTTGACATAACGCAACCATATTAATCCCAAAAGATATTTGCAGTTGAGTTAAAGCATATAGTTGATTTAAAATTATTTCAGATATTGCTTCTTTTTTAATTTCTATAACAATTCTCATTCCATCTTTATCAGATTCATCACGCAAAGCAGTAATCCCATCAATTCTTTTGTCTTTTACTAGTTCTGCTATTTTTTCAATTAAACGTGATTTATTTACTTGATAAGGTATTTCGTCAAATATAATAGATTCTTTTTTATTTTTGTTATTTTTTTCAATTTTGTTTCGTGCTCGAATATAAATTTTTCCTTTTCCTGTACGATAAGCTTCTTCAATACCTAATTTTCCATTTATAATCCCAGCTGTTGGAAAATCTGGTCCTGGAATATATTTGATTAACTCTTCTAGAGTAATATCATTATTGTCAATATAAGCTAAGCATCCATCAATGACTTCATGCAAGTTATGAGGTGGAATATTTGTAGCCATTCCTACAGCTATACCTGATGAACCATTTATTAAAAGATTAGGTATTTTTGCGGGTAGTATTTCTGGAATATATTCAGTTCCATCGTAGTTTGGCAAAAATTCAACAGTATTTTTTTCTAAGTCACTTAATAGTTCATGAGCTATTTTAGACATTCGAATTTCTGTATATCGCATTGCTGCTGCCGAATCTCCATCGACAGAACCAAAATTTCCTTGACCATCTATAAGCATATAACGTAATGAAAATTTTTGAGCCATACGCACTATGGCATCATATACAGCAGAATCTCCATGTGGATGATATTTTCCTATAACATCACCTACTACACGAGCAGATTTTTTATATGTTTTATTCCAATTATTATTTAATACATACATCGCAAAAAGTATTCTTCGGTGAACAGGTTTTAAACCATCTCGAACATCTGGCAAAGCTCGGCCAACTATTACAGACATAGAATAGTCTAAATAAGAGCTTTTTAACTCTTCTTCAATATTGACCTGTATGATTTCTCGTGCAGGATCTTTCATATGAACTTTTATCTCTTTTATTAAAAACGATCAAATTAAGTAAAAAAGTATAACATAATTAAACTATTAGATGCATATAAAGAAAATCATTCTTCAGGATAAACAATCCTATTATTGTAAAAAACATTTTTTTTATATTGTTTATTTGAAACGAAAGTATTATTATAAAAGAATTATAATTTTATATAAAAATTATTAATTTAATTAAAGATATAATAGTTTATTAACTTGACTTGAAAATGAGATCTTATTATGAAAGATGAAGAAAAAAATTTAATAGAAAATTTATTTCATCGTTTGAAGAAAATTGAATTAAACTCTTCTGAAAGAGATGAATCAGCAGATAATTTAATTCAAAATTTAGTGAAAAAACAACCAGCTTCTTCTTATTATATGACTCAAACAATATTGATTCAAGAAACAGCTATAAAAAAAATGAGTATGAAAATTGAAGAATTAAAAACAAAAATAAAGCAATTGAATAAAGAGGAATTAAATAAAAAAAGAAGTTTCTTGTCTAGTTTTTTTAAAAAAAATTCTTCTGCTCAAGTATCATCTAACGATAACAGTATGTGGCAAAAAAAAACAGATACATTGCCGAATAATTATTCGAATACAACTAGTTTACCTGTTAATCAATCATTTCCGACAACAAACAGTAATGGCAGTAGAAGCAGTAGTTTTCTTGGTAGTGCATTACAAACAGCAACAGGCGTAGCAGGTGGGATGATTTTAGGTAATATGTTAATGAATGTTTTTAACCACACGAAACCAGAAGAAGATATATTTGATACTGTTAATAAATCGTCTTTAAATCAGCATGCAGAAGATAATTTTTTAAATAATAATTCTAATAATAATAATGATCTAATAAATTATGAATATGATCAATCAGATATTAATAGAAACGAATCAAATTCAGAAAGCATCAATAATGATGTTTATGATACAGATGATGATATTGATATTGATGATGATAACTTTATTTAAAAATATGTATTGTTCTAATTTATAATAAATGATATTAAGACTGTATTATAAAATAAAATACAGATTAAAAAATAAAGCCAGCATAAAATATTTTTTTTGCTGACTTTAAGTTTTTTTTTAAGAATATTTACTTAAATATTCAGCAACTCCTTCTGAAGAAGGGGCTATACCTTTTTCTCCTTTTTTCCAATTAGCAGGACATACTTCACCAAATTTATTATGAAAATCTATAGCGTCTACCATGCGTATCATTTCTTTTATGTTTCGTCCAAATGGTAAATCGTTTACAACTTGGTGACGTATAATCCAATTAGAATCAATTAAAAATGAAGCTCTCAGTGCTACACCAAGATTTGGATGTTCAATCCCATAAGATTTTTGAATGCTATGTTTTATATCAGATACCATAGGGAAGTTTATTTTCCCAATTCCACCATTTTTAGGTAATATTTTTTGCCATGCTTGATGAACAAAAATACTATCAATTGATACACCCACAATTTTTACATTTCTTTTTTTGAATTCTAAATATAGTGTATTGAATTCTATAATTTCAGATGGACATACAAAAGTAAAATCCATTGGCCAGAAAAATAGTACAATTGATTGACCATTAGAATATTTTTTAAGATCAAACTGTTCAACGATTTCATTATTTTTTAAAATCGCTGGAGCTATAAAGTTAGGTGCATTTTGTGTTACTAGAACCATTTTTTTTCCTATAATATTATATTATCAAAAGAAGATTGTTATTAAATTTTTATTAAAAATGGAAATTAAAAATGAATCCAATTCTAACTTGGAAAGATGTTTTATCTCAAGAAAAAAAAAAAGATATTTTATTGATATAATTAAATTTCTTAAAAAAGAACGTTTAAATAAAATAATTTATCCAGAA encodes:
- the pta gene encoding phosphate acetyltransferase — translated: MSRIIMLIPLDIDIGLTSISLSMIDFFDKNKSEKKSIPSILYFSFIKNSLDDTSSIIKKYFSKIVHVLDDIDFSEIFFNSSEYLFLSNKIIEECYNNKFLYQFILIEGINNNHSVNSQEINYDISQNLNAEVIFISNLENSSSACIKKKERQINLFLKQKKYKNVLGVIFNKINSPFIEKKYDFIKKLTFLKKIKSQEKIISSKEVFKNNFFPIIACIPWNKNIIKTYVMDLFNFLNVKWINLTQKKTSIIEEIIIFDESSLNMLNKNYLNTLIIISFSRIDVFIDILNLNSNFDSSKIKCIILTGVLKSKKYIISLCKVLIKKSISVLFTESSTMDIVSQLQIFNFNINVKDLIYIKKLQKYISSFFCYSSIIVSKKKYNCSVMYSPKEFCYTLKILSKKRNKRIILPESYEIRILKAAAICCDSNIAQCVLLGDPKKIYSIANEQGIYLNKDIEIINPVSIREKYVSRLLELRKEKGINEFSARKQLQDNTVLATLILESNQVDGLVSGSVNTTSDTIRPALQIIKTNPQSLLVSSIFFMLLPNQVFIYGDCAININPTAEELAEIAIQSADSAKIFGIKPRIAMLSYSTGCSGFGYQVEKVKAATSIVKNKRPDLIIDGPIQYDAAVSKSVSKLKAPCSPIAGSANVFIFPDLNSGNIAYKAVQRSSKIVSIGPMLQGLRQPVNDLSRGASVEDIVYTIALTSIQS
- a CDS encoding peroxiredoxin translates to MVLVTQNAPNFIAPAILKNNEIVEQFDLKKYSNGQSIVLFFWPMDFTFVCPSEIIEFNTLYLEFKKRNVKIVGVSIDSIFVHQAWQKILPKNGGIGKINFPMVSDIKHSIQKSYGIEHPNLGVALRASFLIDSNWIIRHQVVNDLPFGRNIKEMIRMVDAIDFHNKFGEVCPANWKKGEKGIAPSSEGVAEYLSKYS
- a CDS encoding DUF2076 domain-containing protein, producing MKDEEKNLIENLFHRLKKIELNSSERDESADNLIQNLVKKQPASSYYMTQTILIQETAIKKMSMKIEELKTKIKQLNKEELNKKRSFLSSFFKKNSSAQVSSNDNSMWQKKTDTLPNNYSNTTSLPVNQSFPTTNSNGSRSSSFLGSALQTATGVAGGMILGNMLMNVFNHTKPEEDIFDTVNKSSLNQHAEDNFLNNNSNNNNDLINYEYDQSDINRNESNSESINNDVYDTDDDIDIDDDNFI
- the gyrA gene encoding DNA topoisomerase (ATP-hydrolyzing) subunit A — its product is MKDPAREIIQVNIEEELKSSYLDYSMSVIVGRALPDVRDGLKPVHRRILFAMYVLNNNWNKTYKKSARVVGDVIGKYHPHGDSAVYDAIVRMAQKFSLRYMLIDGQGNFGSVDGDSAAAMRYTEIRMSKIAHELLSDLEKNTVEFLPNYDGTEYIPEILPAKIPNLLINGSSGIAVGMATNIPPHNLHEVIDGCLAYIDNNDITLEELIKYIPGPDFPTAGIINGKLGIEEAYRTGKGKIYIRARNKIEKNNKNKKESIIFDEIPYQVNKSRLIEKIAELVKDKRIDGITALRDESDKDGMRIVIEIKKEAISEIILNQLYALTQLQISFGINMVALCQGQPKTLSLKEILKYFLFHRQEIITRRSIFELNKMRNRMHILEGLNTALININIIIEIIKNSGNSIDAKNFLIKKKWISETIKKHDCLKEENYSNKKLEYFFTEQQAQAILDLRLHKLTNLEKKKIIAEHSDLIKKTKELKEILENPNRMFNVIKSELLFIKNNFSDKRRTEIIENHSDINIEDLINQEDVVVTLSHSGYVKYQPLSDYNAQRRGGKGKSAAKIKEEDFIESLVIANTHDTILCFSSRGILYWMKVYQLPESSRHARGRPIVNLLPLSPKERITAILPVHEYKDNLNIFMTTAHGIVKKSSLNQFKKPRLAGIIAINLHANDELIGVALTDGNNNIMLFTQNGKVVQFLENSVRTMGRTASGVKGIKIKKNDKVVSLIVPKNKGSILIATKNGYGKRTKITDFPIKSRATQGVISIKITKKNGKIIGAIQVVEKDQIMMITNAGTLVRIRVSEVGVLGRNTQGVILIRTSKNEKVVALQKIVEPI
- the nrdA gene encoding class 1a ribonucleoside-diphosphate reductase subunit alpha; protein product: MKNSLFVTKRDGRKEKINLDKIHKVLNWASEGLDNISVSQVELCSRIQFYNNITTINIHETIIKAAADLISQDTPDYQYMAARLAIFHLRKKAYGQFEPPQLYDHVKKMVFLGKYDKNLLKNYSYEEFLQMNSFIDHWRDMNFSYAAVKQLEGKYLIQNRVSGKIYESAQFLYILIAACLFAQYAKNIRMNYIHRFYNAISTFKISLPTPIMSGVRTPTRQFSSCVLIECADNLNSINATTSSIVKYVSQRAGIGINAGQIRALGSPIRNGEAFHTGCIPFYKHFQSAVKSCSQGGVRGGAATIFYPIWHFEVESLLVLKNNRGIEENRVRHIDYAIQINKLMYQRMLSGDQITLFSPSDVPDLYETFFSDQKKFEEIYLQYEKNKNIRKKTIKALDLFSLMMQERTSTGRIYIQNVDHCNSHSAFNPKLSPIRQSNLCLEITLPTKALNDIYDVNGEIALCTLSAFNLGTIKDLNEFKELSILSVRALDEILEYQNYPILAAKKSAISRRSLGIGVINFAYYLAKNKVRYSDGSAKNLTHKTFEAMQYYLLEASCELAKEKGACSLFNHTNYYLGKLPIDTYKKDIDAICNEPLHLDWNLLRSKIKKYGLRNSTLSALMPSETSSQISNATNGIEPPRGFISIKVSKDGILRQVVPEYKKLKSQYELLWDIPNNTGYLQLTGIMQKFIDQSISVNTHYDPKRFLNNKIPMKQLIYDLLLSYKLGLKTLYYQNTRDGSEEHQNIISESITENICDSGSCII
- the nrdB gene encoding class Ia ribonucleoside-diphosphate reductase subunit beta, with the protein product MSYTIFSKKKNNQLKEPMFFGQPVNIARYDQQKYNIFEQLIEKQLSFFWRPEEIDLSQDRIDFQNLPNNEQHIFISNLKYQTLLDSIQGRSPNIAFLPIISIPELETWIETWSFSETIHSRSYTHIIRNIVNSPSLVFDDIISNKNINDRAQNISIYYDELIKLTSYWHLFGEGVHLVNGKKIYVNLHLLKKKLYLCLISVNVLEAIRFYVSFACSFAFAEREIMEGNAKIIRLIARDEALHLTGTQHILNILSNAKNNEDMKDIILECKEEAINIFISASQQEKKWAEYLFQNGSMLGLNKDILCQYIEYITNMRMHAIGFKMPFTKKSNPIPWINNWLTSDNIQTAPQETEISSYLVGQIDSELSNNEFKKFKL